The genomic interval AAGAAAAGTCAATGTCGGAAAAATTTGTCAGGCTGGTCGAAGTGATGAAGCGCCTGCGCGCGCCGGACGGCTGCCCCTGGGATAGGGAGCAGGACTACATGTCGCTGCGCCGCTACATAATCGAAGAGGCCTATGAGCTTATCCAGGCGATAGAATCGCAGAATATCCCGAATATGTGCGAGGAGTGCGGCGACCTCATGCTGCAGGTGGTCTTTATCTCCTGTATGGCCGAAGAACGCGGCGACTTCACGATCTCGAACGTGATGGATGGGCTTATCAACAAGCTCGTCAGGCGCCATCCCCATGTTTTCGGCGATATAAGCGTCAAAGATTCCGACGATGTGCTGCGCAACTGGGAGCAGATAAAAACGGCGGAGCGCAAAGGCAAGGATGAGGATTCCTCTTATATGGCCGGTATCCCCCGCGGAATGCCCGCCCTGCTGCGCGCCTACCGGATACAGGAGCGTGCCGCGAAGCCGGGATTCGACTGGCCGAAGGGCGATACCGCGCCGGTATTGGCCAAGGTCGAGGAAGAGGTCGCGGAGCTGAAAGAGGCGATGGCCTGCAAGGGCAAAGAGGATGTCGCGGAGGAACTTGGAGATCTCATCTTCGCCGCCGTCAACCTTTCTCGCCATCTGGGGATAGATCCTGAGATCAATCTCCACCGGGCCTGTGAAAAATTTGACGCCCGTTTCAGGGATGTGGAAAAGTCGGTTGAAAAATCAGGCCGGCCGTGGAAAGATTATACCTTGGACGAGCTGGACGAATTTTGGAAAGAAGCAAAAAACAAATAAATTTGGAGGAATTCTTATGACGACAGAGGAAAAAATCAAGGAAGTACTTGCGAACCACGTATCACCCGCGCTTCAGTCACACGGAGGCGACTGTTCTTTCGTAAAATACGACGAACCCACCGCCACGCTCTATGTAGCGATGGAGGGCGCCTGCGGCAGCTGCCCCTTCGCGCTTGAGACGCTGCGCATGACCGTCGAGCAGGCGGTCATCGCGGAGGTGCCCGAGGTTAAGGCGGTAGAAAGGGTATAGGCGAATTCTAAAGTAATGAAAGAAACAAAACAGGAGGCCGAAAATCTCCTCTCGCTTACCGACGCCTCCGTCGTGAAGCTGCTCGCCGAGCACGAAGAGATACTGCGCCTTGTAGAGCAGAGCTTCCCCGTCAAGGTATACGCGCGGGGCAGCTCGCTCTCTATTAAGGGCGACGACGAAGCGCTGATAAAAAAGCTTGAGAACCTGCTCGTGCAGTATGCCGAGCTCTCGCTCTCCGGCCATAAGTTCAACAGCGCCGAGATACGCTACGGGCTCCACAGCATCCAGAACGGCGAGACGGTAAATCTGCGGTCGCTCTACAACGACATTGTCTGTATAAGCAACCGGGGCAAGGCCATCCGTCCATATACGAACGGACAGAAGGGCTACATCCAGGCCATTCGCGACAACGATATAACCTTCGGCATCGGCCCCGCGGGCACCGGAAAGACCTATCTTGCCGTCGCCCAGGCCGTCGCCTATCTGAAGTCCGCGAAGATCAGCCGCATCATCCTCGTGCGTCCGGTAGTCGAAGCGGGGGAGCGCCTCGGTTATCTTCCCGGCGATATGAACGAAAAGGGCGCCCCCTACCTGAGGCCGCTCTATGACGCATTTTATGAGCTGCTTCCGGCGGAGAGGTTCGACCGTTACTTTGAAAAGGGCGTCATCGAGCTCGCGCCGCTGGCCTATATGCGCGGGCGCACGCTCAACGACAGTTTCATCATCCTCGACGAGGCGCAGAACACGACGCCCGAGCAGATGAAGATGTTCCTTACGCGCCTCGGCTTCGGCTCGAAGGCCGTAATAACGGGGGATATCACGCAGGTCGACCTGCCCGGCACAAAAGAATCAGGGCTAAAGGTTGTGCAGGATATCCTGAAGGGTGTCCCCGGCGTCTCCTTCATCAAGCTCAACGACGGCGACGTGGTGCGCCATGAGATAGTACAGAGAATAGTGAGGGCCTACGAAGACTATGACAGACGGAGAGCAGAAAAACAGGCTGAAAGATAATTTAAAGGCCGTATTCGGCAAATTTTCATTCAGGCGCGAAAACAGGCAGTATATCATTTTTCGGGCTATCCTCCTCTGTGTCGCGACGCTGCTTGTAAGCGTCAACTGGTACATGTTTGACCGGAGGGAGAACTACCAGATCGGTATCCCCTCCGAAAGGACATACTTCGCCCTCACCTCCGCTCGCTATGAGGACCGGGCGGCGACGCTCGAACTGCGCCAGCGCGCGGCGTCGCGTATTATCGACGTCATGGTGCAGGATGAAAAGATCGCCTTTGAGGTCTCGCGGCGTCTTGAACTGCTGGAAAAGGGCGAACTCAAACAGCTATTCAACGCGCCGCTGCTCAGCATCTACAACAGGCAGAGCGCCGCCTCGCAGAGAGAGATCGTCGAAGCCGCCCTCGATATTGGCCGGAAGGTCCGCGACGAATCGACGGATCGTGAGCAGCAGACCACCCTCATCTGGAAATACCTTAAAGAGACGAAGCTCTCGCAGTCCGAGCGCAATGTCGCCTTTCAGATGCTTGACGTGGTTCTCAACCCCTCGCTGCAGTCCGACGGGGAGATGGTCCAAAAACTGCGCGAAGATGTCGCCGCGCAGATACCCTCCGTCATAAAGGAGATACGTCCTGGCTCCGTGCTGGTACAGAAGGGGCAGGTCGTCACCCCTTCGCTGGCGAAGCTGCTTGCCTCGCAGGGTTATCCGGACGCCACCTTTCCCTGGAAACACCTTATCTTTATCCTTGGCGCGATCACCATCTGGAGCTTCTGGCCGGTGTGGATCGCCAGTGGCCTGCGTGAAAAACTTTCGATGCGCGAGTGGATATACATCGCCGTCGTGCTTTCCGTCGTCTGGACCCTCGAGGTCGTCTTCGCCCGCTTCGGCGGCTACTCGATGGCGGTACTCGGCCTTACCGGCTGGCTCTGCCTTACACTGCCCGTATCGCTTTCATTCCATATCATCTTCGGCGGCGGCGTGATCAGCGTCATCATCGCCTTTGGCACCAACCCCGGCATCGTATGTCTCGGCTGTATCCTCGCGGCCTTCTCCGCGGGTATTGGCCGTATCCTCTTTATTGACCCGCCAAACCACCGCATCACCATCTGGCGCAATCTCTTTTTCCTTGGGCTCTGCCTCGGCGCCGCCTCGATCTGTATTCACTGGGGGCTCGGCCTCTACTTTGACTATAATCTCGCCCTCGGCGCGGTGCTCTTCAGCGCGATCTGGGGGACGATCGTCGTCGCGCTGCTGCCTCTGTGGGAGAATGTCTTCGACGTCCTCTCGCCGCTGCGGCTGCTCGAACTGAGCCACCCCTCGCAGCCGCTTATCAAGAGGCTGCAGATGGAGGCTCCCGGAACATACAACCACGTCCTTATGGTCGGTACGCTCGCCGAGGCGGCGGCAGACAAGCTGCACATGAACGGGCTCCTTGTAAAGGCGGGCGCCTACTACCATGACATCGGCAAGCTCAAGAACCCGCAGTATTTTGTTGAAAACCAGCGCCACGGCAAGAACATCCACGACAGCCTGCCGCCGACGCTCTCGGGGCAGCTGCTGATATCGCATGTGAAGGAGGGGCTTGATATCGCCGCGCAGACCAACCTGCCAAAGTCCCTGCGCCGCTTCATCAGCGAACATCACGGCACCACCTCGCAGAGGTATTTCTACGAAAAGGCGAAGGCGCTCGGCGAGGATGTCACCGAGGCCCAGTTCCGCTATCCGGGGCCGCGGCCGCAGTCGCGCGAGACGGCGCTCGTAATGCTCGCAGATTCCGTGGAGGCAGCGGTCAAGGCGCGCAACAAGCCCTTTGAGAACAACAGGGAGCTCTCTGATTTTATAAATCAGGTCATTCGCAGCAAGATCGAGAGCAACCAGCTCAACGATGTTGACTTTACGATGAAGGAGATGTCGCTGATCACGGAGGCCTTCATGGAGGTATTCCAGGTGACCTACCATTCCCGCGAGGTAAAGAATATCAACGAGATAATCAAAGAGGCCAAGCTCAAGGGCGGAGAACATAAAGAGATACCCGCCGGCATGATCGAAACCGCCGTCGTTCCTGTCGCCGATACCGGCGAGACAGAGAAAAAAGAGGAGGATGAAAAGGATGAAAACCACGATACACTGCGGTGAGATATTTAACGAGAGCAACAGCTCCATGTGCTGCGGCGAAAGGATAAAGAAGCTGGAGAAAATACTGTCCGCCTATCTTGAAGAAACCAAGATCCTCCCCGAGGCGGCCGCGGAGTGCGAGATATCGCTTACCTTCGCGGATGTGAATCAGATCGCCGGGATCAATGAGGAATACCGGGAAGTTGCCGGTCCTACGGACGTGCTTTCCTTCCCGATGTGGGAAAATGAGGACGGCGGGTTCGAGCCGCCGGAAGACTGGGAGCGGCTTACGCTTGGCGACATCATCGTCTGCCCAGAGATCGTCGCGAAGAACGCCGCCGATAACGGCAAAACCGCAGAGTATGAAACGGTGCTCGTCATCTGTCACGGTTTTCTTCACCTCATCGGCTTTGACCATGCCGACGACGCGGAGCGCGAGCGTATGTGGCAGGTACAGGATTCTCTGGTCGCCGGATTTTTTGCGGAGGGCTAGGACGATGGCTGAGAACCCGCTGCTTGAGAAAGCGGCGGCGAAGAAACTTCTCGCCGAGGCCGCCCGGGCCCGGGCGGCGGCCTACGCCCCCTATTCGGGTTTCTGCGTCGGCGCGGCGCTGCTATTCGAAAACGGCCTCACCGTCTCCGGCTGCAACGTGGAGAACGCCAGCTACAGCCTCTCTATCTGCGCGGAACGCAACGCGATGACGACCGCCCTCACCAAAGGGCTGCGTCTGCCGCTTGCCGTCGCCGTGGCCGGTCCCGAGGGCGTTTTCTGCCCGCCATGCGGCGCCTGCCGCCAGTTTCTCGCCGAATTCAATCCCGATATGGCCGTAGTGCTGAAGGATGCCGACGAGCCTGTGATCTATACATTAAGAGAGCTGCTGCCGCTTTCGTTTTCTTTGGAGGAAAATCGCTGAGGCGGCGCGCACGAAGAGAGAGTGAATGTTAATGAGTGAAGAAAAAAAATTCCGCAGCGGCTTTGCCGCCCTGCTGGGACGTCCCAACGTGGGAAAATCGTCGATAATAAACGCGCTGCTCAAAGAGAAGGTGGCGGCGGTCTCACCGAAGCCGCAGACCACCCGCAACGCCGTGCGCTGCATATATACCTCGGAAGACGAACAGATCGTCTTTGTGGACACCCCAGGCATCCATGTGCCTCAGCATGCGCTGGGCGACTTTATGATGAAAGAGGCGGAGGAGTCTCTCATGCTTGTGGACGCCGTCTGCTATGTCGTCGAGGCGCAGGACCGCGCCGTGAGCGAAAAGGACGAAATCATCCTCAAAGTGCTGGAGAATGTCTCGCAGCCCGTTGTGCTGGCCGTGAACAAGATCGACAAGCTGGCGGACTTTGAGGACTATAAAAAGGCCGCGGCGGTCTATGAAAAATATATAAAACCCGCCGCCGTCGTTCCCGTGTCGGCCAACAACCGCCGAGGGCTGGAGGAGCTCGCGGCGGCGATCAGCGCCCTGCTGCCGGAGCAGCCGCCGATCTATCCCGAGGATATGCTGATGGATTCTACGGAGCGCTTTCTCGCCTCGGAGGTCATCCGCGAGAAGATATTCCGCCACACCAACGAAGAGGTCCCCCACGGAGTGGCCGTGATCATTGACGAGTTCAAGAGCCCCGACGAGTTTCCTGATAAAAAGGTCTGCGATATCCGCGCCACGATAATCGTCGACCGTCCCGGACAGAAGGGGATCATCATTGGTAAGAACGGCGCGATGCTGAAACAGATCGGCAGCGAAGCCCGCAAGGAGCTTGAGGAGAAATTCGGCCACAAGGTATTCCTCCAGCTTTGGGTAAAGGTGAAACCCGGATGGCGCAAATCGCCGGAAGAGCTGCGGAGGCTGGGGTACAATAGTTGATCCCCGTCCAGCTGCCGCAGGGGCACTACTCAAAGACGGGAACGGTGCTTCTAAGAAGGGATTCCTCCAGGGAGGGGCAGTCCCTTCTGCTTTTTATGCGCGAGTTTGGCCCGCGGTGGGTCAGCGCCCCCGCGGCGACGGGAAAAAACCGCTTCGGAGGTTCCACCGAACCGCTGACCTGGGGCGAATTTTTACTTTACCAGAGCCCGTCAAAACTATATCTGCAGGGCGCGGAGGTCAAAGAGGACTTTCTGTCGCTGCGCCAGTCGCCGGCGTCCCTTCTCTGCGCGCTGCGCATCTATAAGCGGACCTCGAAAGAGGCCCCGGCGGACTGTGAGAACGACGCGCTGCTGCGGATGCTCTGGAGCGCGCTGGTACAGCTGCGCGAAAAATGTCCCTCCTACATCGTGGAGCTTCGTTTTACCTGGAAGCTGCTGAATCTTATGGGGATCGCCCCCTCCCTTGACCTCTGCGTCGAATGCGGCGGTCTGCTTACAGAGGGCGGCCGGCTGACGCAGGCGGGGATGTGCTGCCGCCGCTGTTCGCAGGGCAGGGGGGAGGAGGTGGGCGCCGATGAGCTCGCGGAGCTTAGGCGGGCTGTCGCCCTTCCGCATGAAAAATTCATCCTCTGGTCATGTGAAACACGTCAAAAAGATTGTTATATTAAGAATTTAAAAATGTTATCGCCATATTTTAGCAATATGCGCTAAAATAGTTCAAATATAGAAGAGCAGCACTCATCAAAGGAGGCAACAGAAGGTGAATTTTCAAGAGATAGTTATGCGCCTTGAGCATTTTTGGGCTTCTCAGGGTTGCGTCATCCAGCAGCCGTACGACTTGGAAGTCGGCGCCGGTACGATGAATCCCGCTACGACACTGCGTGTTCTCGGTCCTGAGCCCTGGC from Cloacibacillus sp. carries:
- the mazG gene encoding nucleoside triphosphate pyrophosphohydrolase, which codes for MQEEKSMSEKFVRLVEVMKRLRAPDGCPWDREQDYMSLRRYIIEEAYELIQAIESQNIPNMCEECGDLMLQVVFISCMAEERGDFTISNVMDGLINKLVRRHPHVFGDISVKDSDDVLRNWEQIKTAERKGKDEDSSYMAGIPRGMPALLRAYRIQERAAKPGFDWPKGDTAPVLAKVEEEVAELKEAMACKGKEDVAEELGDLIFAAVNLSRHLGIDPEINLHRACEKFDARFRDVEKSVEKSGRPWKDYTLDELDEFWKEAKNK
- a CDS encoding NifU family protein yields the protein MTTEEKIKEVLANHVSPALQSHGGDCSFVKYDEPTATLYVAMEGACGSCPFALETLRMTVEQAVIAEVPEVKAVERV
- a CDS encoding PhoH family protein, which codes for MKETKQEAENLLSLTDASVVKLLAEHEEILRLVEQSFPVKVYARGSSLSIKGDDEALIKKLENLLVQYAELSLSGHKFNSAEIRYGLHSIQNGETVNLRSLYNDIVCISNRGKAIRPYTNGQKGYIQAIRDNDITFGIGPAGTGKTYLAVAQAVAYLKSAKISRIILVRPVVEAGERLGYLPGDMNEKGAPYLRPLYDAFYELLPAERFDRYFEKGVIELAPLAYMRGRTLNDSFIILDEAQNTTPEQMKMFLTRLGFGSKAVITGDITQVDLPGTKESGLKVVQDILKGVPGVSFIKLNDGDVVRHEIVQRIVRAYEDYDRRRAEKQAER
- a CDS encoding HDIG domain-containing metalloprotein — its product is MTDGEQKNRLKDNLKAVFGKFSFRRENRQYIIFRAILLCVATLLVSVNWYMFDRRENYQIGIPSERTYFALTSARYEDRAATLELRQRAASRIIDVMVQDEKIAFEVSRRLELLEKGELKQLFNAPLLSIYNRQSAASQREIVEAALDIGRKVRDESTDREQQTTLIWKYLKETKLSQSERNVAFQMLDVVLNPSLQSDGEMVQKLREDVAAQIPSVIKEIRPGSVLVQKGQVVTPSLAKLLASQGYPDATFPWKHLIFILGAITIWSFWPVWIASGLREKLSMREWIYIAVVLSVVWTLEVVFARFGGYSMAVLGLTGWLCLTLPVSLSFHIIFGGGVISVIIAFGTNPGIVCLGCILAAFSAGIGRILFIDPPNHRITIWRNLFFLGLCLGAASICIHWGLGLYFDYNLALGAVLFSAIWGTIVVALLPLWENVFDVLSPLRLLELSHPSQPLIKRLQMEAPGTYNHVLMVGTLAEAAADKLHMNGLLVKAGAYYHDIGKLKNPQYFVENQRHGKNIHDSLPPTLSGQLLISHVKEGLDIAAQTNLPKSLRRFISEHHGTTSQRYFYEKAKALGEDVTEAQFRYPGPRPQSRETALVMLADSVEAAVKARNKPFENNRELSDFINQVIRSKIESNQLNDVDFTMKEMSLITEAFMEVFQVTYHSREVKNINEIIKEAKLKGGEHKEIPAGMIETAVVPVADTGETEKKEEDEKDENHDTLR
- the ybeY gene encoding rRNA maturation RNase YbeY, translating into MKTTIHCGEIFNESNSSMCCGERIKKLEKILSAYLEETKILPEAAAECEISLTFADVNQIAGINEEYREVAGPTDVLSFPMWENEDGGFEPPEDWERLTLGDIIVCPEIVAKNAADNGKTAEYETVLVICHGFLHLIGFDHADDAERERMWQVQDSLVAGFFAEG
- the cdd gene encoding cytidine deaminase: MAENPLLEKAAAKKLLAEAARARAAAYAPYSGFCVGAALLFENGLTVSGCNVENASYSLSICAERNAMTTALTKGLRLPLAVAVAGPEGVFCPPCGACRQFLAEFNPDMAVVLKDADEPVIYTLRELLPLSFSLEENR
- the era gene encoding GTPase Era; its protein translation is MSEEKKFRSGFAALLGRPNVGKSSIINALLKEKVAAVSPKPQTTRNAVRCIYTSEDEQIVFVDTPGIHVPQHALGDFMMKEAEESLMLVDAVCYVVEAQDRAVSEKDEIILKVLENVSQPVVLAVNKIDKLADFEDYKKAAAVYEKYIKPAAVVPVSANNRRGLEELAAAISALLPEQPPIYPEDMLMDSTERFLASEVIREKIFRHTNEEVPHGVAVIIDEFKSPDEFPDKKVCDIRATIIVDRPGQKGIIIGKNGAMLKQIGSEARKELEEKFGHKVFLQLWVKVKPGWRKSPEELRRLGYNS
- a CDS encoding DNA repair protein RecO C-terminal domain-containing protein; this translates as MIPVQLPQGHYSKTGTVLLRRDSSREGQSLLLFMREFGPRWVSAPAATGKNRFGGSTEPLTWGEFLLYQSPSKLYLQGAEVKEDFLSLRQSPASLLCALRIYKRTSKEAPADCENDALLRMLWSALVQLREKCPSYIVELRFTWKLLNLMGIAPSLDLCVECGGLLTEGGRLTQAGMCCRRCSQGRGEEVGADELAELRRAVALPHEKFILWSCETRQKDCYIKNLKMLSPYFSNMR